One segment of Primulina tabacum isolate GXHZ01 chromosome 6, ASM2559414v2, whole genome shotgun sequence DNA contains the following:
- the LOC142548736 gene encoding WRKY DNA-binding transcription factor 70-like isoform X2: MEKRLMEELLAGKNRAIQLQTLLHNPAKDEGSVSREELAMKILRSFTNGISIASSCTAVLPAQIAAVDCVGGSGSGSGSACSGEGKKKVVKDKRGCYKRKTSDAWIKVSPTVEDGCAWRKYGQKHILNSYHPRCYYRCTHKYQGCKAKKQVQKIKEDPMYQITYIDHHTCTDTQMMLPQHIVEPDPIESNLLSFQRSIHSLKPANVSLLKQEFEVVDMTQSVDFHYAKSSVNTSSWQVIIRSGSSGCKQVLSPRIPVPGDDLEEEVSGLYSCASMNSFHGLDMEVDQLGDIDFEQW, from the exons ATGGAGAAAAGATTGATGGAAGAGTTATTAGCAGGCAAAAATAGGGCAATCCAACTCCAAACCCTTCTGCATAATCCTGCTAAAGATGAAGGGTCGGTCTCAAGAGAAGAACTTGCCATGAAAATCTTGAGATCTTTCACTAATGGTATTTCGATCGCGAGTTCTTGCACCGCCGTCTTACCAGCTCAGATCGCCGCCGTTGACTGTGTTGGCGGCTCAGGCTCAGGCTCAGGCTCAGCTTGCTCCGGCGAGGGGAAGAAGAAAGTGGTCAAAGATAAGAGGGGTTGTTACAAGAGAAA GACGTCCGATGCATGGATCAAAGTGTCCCCTACGGTAGAAGATGGATGTGCATGGAGGAAATATGGCCAAAAACATATCTTGAACTCCTACCATCCAAG ATGCTATTATAGATGCACACACAAGTATCAAGGCTGCAAAGCTAAAAAACAAGTCCAAAAAATCAAGGAGGATCCAATGTACCAAATTACGTACATCGATCATCACACTTGCACAGACACACAGATGATGCTTCCACAGCACATAGTCGAACCGGACCCGATTGAATCCAACCTACTCAGTTTCCAAAGAAGTATCCATTCCCTAAAACCCGCCAATGTTTCTTTGCTGAAACAAGAATTTGAAGTCGTAGACATGACACAAAGTGTCGATTTCCATTATGCAAAATCGTCTGTAAACACAAGCTCATGGCAAGTCATTATCAGGTCGGGGTCCAGTGGATGTAAGCAGGTATTGTCTCCACGAATACCAGTCCCTGGTGATGACCTAGAGGAAGAGGTTTCGGGGTTATATTCGTGTGCATCGATGAATAGTTTTCATGGGCTTGATATGGAAGTTGATCAGCTTGGTGACATAGACTTTGAGCAATGGTAA
- the LOC142548736 gene encoding WRKY DNA-binding transcription factor 70-like isoform X1: MEKRLMEELLAGKNRAIQLQTLLHNPAKDEGSVSREELAMKILRSFTNGISIASSCTAVLPAQIAAVDCVGGSGSGSGSACSGEGKKKVVKDKRGCYKRKRTSDAWIKVSPTVEDGCAWRKYGQKHILNSYHPRCYYRCTHKYQGCKAKKQVQKIKEDPMYQITYIDHHTCTDTQMMLPQHIVEPDPIESNLLSFQRSIHSLKPANVSLLKQEFEVVDMTQSVDFHYAKSSVNTSSWQVIIRSGSSGCKQVLSPRIPVPGDDLEEEVSGLYSCASMNSFHGLDMEVDQLGDIDFEQW; this comes from the exons ATGGAGAAAAGATTGATGGAAGAGTTATTAGCAGGCAAAAATAGGGCAATCCAACTCCAAACCCTTCTGCATAATCCTGCTAAAGATGAAGGGTCGGTCTCAAGAGAAGAACTTGCCATGAAAATCTTGAGATCTTTCACTAATGGTATTTCGATCGCGAGTTCTTGCACCGCCGTCTTACCAGCTCAGATCGCCGCCGTTGACTGTGTTGGCGGCTCAGGCTCAGGCTCAGGCTCAGCTTGCTCCGGCGAGGGGAAGAAGAAAGTGGTCAAAGATAAGAGGGGTTGTTACAAGAGAAA AAGGACGTCCGATGCATGGATCAAAGTGTCCCCTACGGTAGAAGATGGATGTGCATGGAGGAAATATGGCCAAAAACATATCTTGAACTCCTACCATCCAAG ATGCTATTATAGATGCACACACAAGTATCAAGGCTGCAAAGCTAAAAAACAAGTCCAAAAAATCAAGGAGGATCCAATGTACCAAATTACGTACATCGATCATCACACTTGCACAGACACACAGATGATGCTTCCACAGCACATAGTCGAACCGGACCCGATTGAATCCAACCTACTCAGTTTCCAAAGAAGTATCCATTCCCTAAAACCCGCCAATGTTTCTTTGCTGAAACAAGAATTTGAAGTCGTAGACATGACACAAAGTGTCGATTTCCATTATGCAAAATCGTCTGTAAACACAAGCTCATGGCAAGTCATTATCAGGTCGGGGTCCAGTGGATGTAAGCAGGTATTGTCTCCACGAATACCAGTCCCTGGTGATGACCTAGAGGAAGAGGTTTCGGGGTTATATTCGTGTGCATCGATGAATAGTTTTCATGGGCTTGATATGGAAGTTGATCAGCTTGGTGACATAGACTTTGAGCAATGGTAA